Genomic window (Deinococcus betulae):
GTTCGGGCTGCGGCCCAAGCAGACGGCGCTGGTGGTGGCGGTGCTGTCGGGCATGGGCATCAGTGCGGCGAGTCTGGCCGCGTTTTTGTTGCTCAACCGCTCGGCAGTGAACACCATTGCCCAGGCCGATCAGCTGCGCCCTCAGCTCGAGGCGCTGCGGCTGGACATCCGCGCGGCCCAGGCGGCCCAGCAGGCCGCCCAGCAGGCGCGTGACCAGGCCCAGCAGGAAGCCGCAAAATTGCGCGGGCAGCAGGAGACCGCCCAGAACGCCCTGGGCGCGGCGAGGGACGACCTGAGCGCCGCGCGGCGCGACCTGAACGCGGCCCGCGCCGCTGAGCAGACTCTGAAGACCCAGGCCACCGGCCTGCAGGCCCGCGTGAGTGCCCTGACGGCCACCCGCGAGCAGCTGGAAGCCCGCGCCGCCCAGAGCCGGGCCCAGTTGGCGCAGTCCGAGGCCGCCCTGAAGGCCAGTCAGACCCGCGCGCAGACCCTGGACGCCCAGGTGGTTGACCTCAATGCCCGCGTGGCCCTGGCTGAATATGAGGCGCAGGCCGCCCAGACCCGCGCCCAGGTGGCCCAGGCCGACGCCGAAGCGGCCCAGAGTGCCGCCGAGACCGCGCAGGCCCGCGCCGCGCAGACCCAGACGCAGGCCCGCGAGGCCCAGGCGCGTGCCCAGGGTCAGGCGCGCGCTGCACAGGCCGAGGCGCAGGCCGCCCAGACGCAGGCCCGCCAGGCCCAGGCTCAGGTACAGGCGCTGGAAGCCTCACGGCAGACGGCCAGTCAGGCGCTGACCCAGGCCAGCCGCAACCTGACCCAGGCCAGGGCCGACCTGGGGCGCGCGCAGACCCAGCAGAAAGACGCGCAGGCGGCCGTGACCCGCCTCACCACCGAGCGCGCCACCCTGCAGACCCAGCGCGATCAGGCGGCCCGCGAGGCGGCCAAAGTCCGCGCCGACCTCAAGACCTTGCAGGTGCAGCAGGCCGAGCTGAAAAACAGCAACGAGGCCCTGGGCCGCGACCTGGCCAAAGCCCGCGAGAGCCTGGGCAAGCTGCAAGACGAGTATTCCAGCAGCCGCGCCGAGCTGAGTGCCACCCGCAATACCGACCTGGCCTACCCCAAGAACGAACTGGTGTACGCGGCGGTCGTGCCCAGCGTGCGAAACCTCGACACCTTCTTGCAAGATGCCGGGCGCAGCGCCCTGGGCCGGGGCGCCCGGGGCACGCCCGCCGTGCGCCTGAGTGCGGGTGCCCGCAGCGCCCTGGAAACCAAGCTGCGTGGCCTGAACGTCAGCACCTTCGTGCAGTGCCGCGCCGCGCAGAACGCCGCCGCTGGCCTGCCAGTCGAACTCACCTGCGACGCCCGGCCCAACACCACCCTGTTCCGGAGCAACGAGATTATTCGCCGGGCTAGTGTGAGCCTGGGGGCCAGCCCCCGCGCCCTTCAGGAACAAATCAGTGACCTTGTGAAAGACGCCGTGCTGGACGTGACCTCGCGCGGGGTGCCCAGCGAATATGTGCAGGGCCTGGATGTCAACGAGTTTGTGGACCTGCTCACCCGCCTGAACAGCCGCAGTGGCACAGCCGTCGTAGGGATTGCCGCCCGCAGTGACGTCAAGCCCGGGAGCCGGGTGGACCTCTATCCCGTGCTGCCGTAAGAGGCAGGCCGCTGCTGGTGCCGTGGCAGGGGGCGCTCTGCCTCAGAGGCCAGTGCTACCACCTTTAGGCTGTTGAGTCAGTCTCTTTGCCCCTGATGCTTGACTTCGTTCTGGCAAGAAATCCGTGGAAGCGTGTGAAGTTGGGCTGCTCCTCGAGAGTACCGGCCATCATGCGCGACCAAGGCCTCTCTAGAGCGGACCGCCTCTCCCAGCCGCTCTCTCCCACAAAGAGCCCTGGCGTCCGTTTGGCGTCAGGCGGCCCCGGTATGCTGCCCACATGCGCCGCCTGGCCCTGACTGCTTTGCTTGCCCTGACCGCCGCCCCCGCCAGCGCCGCCCCTGTGCGCGTGGAGTTCTGGCACGCCATGACCGGCGTGCAGGGCACGGTGGCCACCTACGCCCGCGAATTCAATGCTGCTCAGGACACGTATGAGGTGGTCCCAGTGGCCCAGGGCAATTACCGCGAACTGCTGCCCAAGCTGCAGGCCGCCGCCGGCACCCCCAAAGCTCCGGCGCTGGTGCAGCTGGAATTCACGCAGTTTCCGGCGCTGGCCGCTGCTGGTCGCCTGACCGATCTCACCCGCGCCGCCGAGGCCCTGCCAGACGCCCTGCAAAACGATATTTACCCGGCGGTGTGGCGCACGGGCCAGCTGGGCGGGCGCACCTACGGCCTGCCGTGGAATGTCAGTGTGCCGGTCCTGCTGTACAACGCGGGCGCCCTGAAGCGGGCGGGCCTGAACGCCCCCGAAACCTGGGCGCAGTTAGAAGCGCAGTCCCGCACCCTGGCGACTGGGGGCCGGCGCCCGCTGGTGGCCGCCGCCGACGCCTGGACCTTTGAAGCCAATGTGCTGTCGCGCGGCGGCGCGCTTGTCAGCGGCAGTGCGCCGCGCCTGAACAGCCCGGACGCCGTGGAGGCCCTGACCCAGCTGGCCCGCATGAGCGCCGCTGGCCAGGCTCAGCCCCGCACCCTGAACGAGGCCACCCGCGCGGCCTTTGACTTTGCGCGTGGGCAGAATATCTTCGTGCTGGCCAGCGTGGCCAACTGGATCGACGCGCGCAAGCTGCCGTTTTTCAGCCTGGGCGTGGCGCCCTTTCCCTGCGAAAAGGAAGGGGCCTGCACCGTGCCGCTGGGCGGCGCGACCCTGGCGGTGCCGGCAGGTACCCCTGCGGGTGAACAGGCCGGCGCCCTGGCCTTCTGGCAATTTCTGATGCAGCCCGCCCGCCTGGCGAACTGGGTGCAGACTACGGCCTATGTGCCGCCCCGGCGCGCGGCTGGGCCACTGCTGGAGGACTGGTACGCCAGGAACCCGCAGCTCAAGGCTGCCCACGCCCAGATTGCCCGCGCCGTGCCGCGCCCTACCACGCCGGACTACGCGGGCTGGATTGCCCTGATGGAAGACGCCCTGCTCAAGGCCACCACCGGCAAATTAAGTGCGAAAGCGGCCCTGGACGAGGCCCAGACCCGCGCCGAAAAGTGAAGGCCCGCCGCGCTAAACTTTCCCCGTGAGCCTGGCTTACCTTTTCCTGACCTTGCTGGCGGCCGCCGCCCTGCTGCTGTTCCTGTGGCGGCCCGGCCTGGCCCGCGCGGGTGTGGTGTGGGGCCTGGGCGCCTTGTTGCCGCTGCTGGCCGCGCTGGTGGTGGCTTTGCAAGGCGGCCGGTAAGGGACGGGTGGTGTCCCAAGCGGTGAGAGACTGAAGCACCTGCGATCCATCTGATCACTACGCTAGAAACGCATCTGGGCGCCATTCAAGCCCTGTCTGCTTCACTTTGTCCTTGGGCCTGTCCTACTCGCCCAGGTAGCGGCGCAGGTCGTCGAGGTTGTGACTGGTGCCGATCACGACCAGCTTGTCGTGGGGGCGCAGCTCGTCCTCGGCGCGGGGGGTCACCTCAATCTTGCCCGCCCGGCTGATGGCAATCACCTGCACGCTGAAACGGCCGGTCAGGTTTAGGTCGCGCAGGGTGCCCTTTAAGCGCTCATTGGCCTCGATTTCCACAATGGCGTAGTCGCCGCCCAGGTCCAGCGTATCCACGATGTTGGGGGTGGCAATCTGACGGGCCAGGCGCACGCCCATGTCGTGTTCGGGCCGAATCACCAGGTCAGCCCCGATGCGCTCCAGGACCCGGCGGGCCATCTCGTCAATGGCCTTGGTCACGACGTAGGGCGCGCCCAGGCTCTTGGCATTCATGGTGGCCAGAATGTTGGCCTGCACGTCCGTGCCGATGGCCACCACCACCACGTCAAAGTCGCCCACGCCCAGGGTCCGCAGGGCGCGCTCGTCGCTGGCGTCCACGATGGCGGCGTACGTGACCAGATTCATCACCCGCTCCACGTTTTCCTCCTGCTGGTCAATGGCCACGACCTCATGGCCCATCTCATAGAGGGTGGTGGCGACGGCGGTGCCAAAGCGGCCCAGCCCAATCACGAGGCATTGTTTACTTTTCATCAGAAGAGTCCTTTGAGGTGAGGGGGCTCAGCCCACCAGAATGTCACGTTCGGGGGGATACTTCACGCCTTTCACGGGTGGCTGGCGCAGGTTCAGGGCCACGGCAAATGTCACTGGGCCGATACGCCCCAGATACATCAGGGTGCTCAGAATCAGCAGGCCGGCGTCGTTCAGGTGCGGCGTGACATTGAGGCTCAGGCCCACGGTGGCGGCGGCGCTGACCGTTTCAAACAGCAGCGGGGTAAAGCCCAGCGCCGGGTTGGTGACCAGCATCAGAAAAAACGAGCCGAAGACCAGCAGGGTGTAGATCGTCGTAATCGTCCCGGCGCGCACCACGTTCTCGGGCAGCACCAGCCGGCCAAACACCACGAGTTCGGTGCGGCCCCGAATCAGGTTCCAGGCGCTGCCCAGCAAAATGGCGAAGGTGCTGGTCTTGATGCCGCCGCCTGTCGAGCCGCTGTTGGCGCCGATAAACATCAGGGCCACCATCAGAAAGATGCTGGCGCTGCTCAGGGCCGTCATGTCCACAGTGGCAAAGCCCCCGGAGCGCGGCGTGACGCTCTGAAAAAAGGCGGCCAGCAGCTTGGCGGGAGCTGACAGGGGCCCCAGGGTGCCCGCCCGCGCCCATTCCAGCGCCAGCAGCAGGCCAGTGCCGGCCACCAGCAGCACGCCCGTGGTCCACAGGGTCAGGCGGCTGTACACCAGCATGCGGTTACGCCGGGGCGCCTGCCAGTGGGTAATCAGATTGAGCTGCACCAGAAAGCCCAGCCCGCCCAGCACGATCAGCAGGGCAATCACGCCGCTGACCAGCGGGTCGGTCACATACGGCGTCATGCCGCCGGGCAGCACCACAAACCCCGCATTGTTATAGGCGCTGATGGCGTGAAAGACCGCCTGATACAGACCCTCGCCCAGCCCGAACTGCGGCACGAAGCGCCACGACAGCAGCAGGGTGCCCGCCGCCTGCGCCGCCAAGGTGTACAGAAAAATGATTCGGACCAGGCCGAGCACGCTGCCCACGTTCAGCGCATTCACCTGCTGGGCGAGGTGCTGCCGCTCGCTGAAATTCACGCGCCGCCCGGCCAGCAGGGCGAACAGGGTGCCGAAGGTGATGATGCCCAGCCCCCCAATCTGCGCCAGGACCAGAATCGTGACCTGTCCGGCGCGGGTAAAGGCCTCGCTGGTGTCGGCCACCACCAGGCCCGTAATACACACCGCGCTGGTGGCGGTAAACAGCAGGTCCACGGTGGACAGGTTGGCTTCCGGGCGGGTCATGCCGGGCAGGTGCAGCGCGGCGGTGCCCAGGGCGATGCCCAGCAGATACACCAGCGCAATCAGCTGTGGGGGGCGCACCCGGGTCAGCAGGCCCCGCCGGGGCCGACGAGCCATGCGGCGGCGCAGGCTGGGCAGTTTCATACGGCGGGCCTCCTCATCCGATGAGAATGTCCTTGTCGGCGGGGTAACGGACCAGGGCGCCCCCCTGGGGCCGGTTAAAGGCCACGGCAAAGGTCAGTGGCCCAATACGCCCCAGAAACATCAGTGCAATGAGGACCAGATGCTGCTCTGGATTGAGCAGCGGCGTGGTGTTCATGCTCAGCCCGACGGTGGCAAACGCGCTGACGGCCTCGAAAAACAGGTTGACGAACAGCACGTCGGGCCGGGTGTTCAGCAGCAGCAGCGCAATCAACATGAGGTTGACCAGACCGATGCTCAGCAGGCCGACGGTCATGGCGCGCAGGATGGTGTCGGTGTCAATTCGCCGCTGAAACAGGATGGTGTCACGCCGCCCACGCACCATGCTCCAGGCCGAGGCCATCATGACGTAAAAGGTGCTGGTCTTGATGCCGCCGCCTGTCGAGCCGGGGTTGGCGCCGATGAACATCAGAATAATTGTGATGAACAGGGTGGTCAGCCCCATCGCGCCGTAATCCAGGGTGTTAAAGCCAGCCGTGCGGGTGGTCACGCTCTGAAAGAAGCTGGCCAGCAGGCGCTCCCCCAGTCCCAGTGGGCCCAGAGTCTTGGGGTTGTTCCATTCCAGCACCAGATACGCCAGGGTCCCCAGCAGCAGCAGAGCGGCCATCATGGTCAGCACCAGCTTGCTGTGGACCATCAGGCGGGTACGGCGGGCGCTCAGCAGGTGGGCGGTCACATTGAGCTGAACCAGGAAGCCAGTGCCCCCCAGGATGATGAGCAGGGCCAGCACCAAGCTCACAAGCGGGTCACCCACAAAGCCCATGACGTTGTCGCTGTACAGCGCAAACCCAGCGTTGTTAAAGGCGCTGACCGAATGAAACAGCGCGTAGAACAGGCCTGGGCCCCAGCCCTCCTGCGGCACGAAGCGCAGGGCCAGCAGCGCCGCGCCCACGCCCTCAATTACAAAGGTGTAGATGAAAATAGAGCGGATGAGGCCCAGGACCCCGCCTGCATTCAGGGCGCTCACCTGATGGGCGGCGTGCAGGCGCTCGGTAAAGTTCAGGCGCCGCCGTGAAATCAGCGCGAAGGCCGTCCCCAGTGTGATGATGCCCAGGCCGCCGACCTGAATCAGCCCCATGATGATGGTCTGCCCCAGCCGGTTGAAATCCTTGCTGGGGTCAATGACATTCAGGCCCGTGACGCACAGCGCGCTGGTGGCGGTAAACAGCGCCTGCAAGAAGTTGACGCTGCGCCGCGTGCCGTCTGGGTTGAGCCCATGCGTGATGGGCAGACTGAGCAGCGCGCCCCCCACCAGGATGGCCACCGCGAACGACAGCGCAATCAGTTGGGGGGGGCTGAGCCGCAACAGCAAAGGCGTGCGGTTGGCCCGTCCAGAGGTCAGGGGGCGCGGGGGCGGAGAGGGACGGGTCATAGAACGGCCCGGATTGTACGCCCCGGCCCCAGCCTGTGTATGGGGCACGGCTCCTGCGGCGCCCTATACTGTTCTGCTATGCCGCGCCCCGCCCGCCCTGACCGCCCCGCCTTCTCCCGGCGCTCCCCGCGCCCCAAGCCGGACCACCGCACCCGCCAGCCGGCCCACGAATACGAGCTGGAAGCGCTGCGCGGCCTGGAGCATGTGGCGGTCACTGAGCTGGACACGGTGCCGCTGGCACGCGATATCCGGGGGCTGCGCTTCTGGTATCCCGGTGACCCCGAGCGCCTGTCCCGCCTGCGTTCGGTGGTGGCCGCTTACCGCATTCGCAGCTGGGACGTGCCGAGGCCACGCGGTTTGCTGGGCAATCAGCAGCTGGGCGAACTGACGGACTTTCTGCTGGGGGTGGCCGAGGTCGGCGGGCACCGCTCGTTCCGGCTGGGTGCGGCGGGCAAGGAGTCAGGGGTCATGCAGCGGCTGGCCGAGGAACTGCAGGCAGGTCTGAACCTCCCGCACGACCCGCAGGACGGCGAACTGCTGATCCGGCTGCGGCCACAGGAGGACGGCCCCGGTTGGGACGTGCTGGCGCGCATCACCCCCAAACCGCTGAGCGCGCGGCCCTGGCGGGTGTGCAACATGGCGGGCGGCCTGAATGCCACGGTGGCCTACGCGGCGCACAAGCTGGCCGGCCAGCGCGACCAGGACCGCATCTTTAACCCCATGAGCGGCAGCGGCACCTTGCTGATAGAACGCGACCTGATGGGGCCCAGCGCCGCCATGGTGGGCGTAGACCTGAACCCTGAAGCCGTGCGCTGCGCGAAAAGCAACATTCAGGCAGCGGGGCGCGAGATTGAGGTGGCGGTACGGGACGCCCTGCACACGGAACTGCCGGCCCGCTCCTTTGACCTCGTGATGGCGGACCTGCCCTGGGGCGACGCCATCAGCACTCACACAGACAACGAAGCGCTGTATCCGGCCTTCTTGCAGGAGATGCACCGCCTGACCAGCCAGCGCGGGCGCCTGTGTGTAATTACCCATGAGATTCGTTTGTTCGAGCGCGTCCTGAGTGCCCAGCAGAAGTGGCATGCCCACGAACTCTTTCAGGTGGCCAGTGGGGGACACCATCCGAAGGCCTATCTGCTGAGTAAGCGGGTGTAGGGGGTCTGGGGTGTCGGAGGGCGGGCGTGTGGGGACAGAGGCGAGCTTGATGGCCCGGAGACTTTTCTCTGCGGCCTCCTTTTTGTGGCTCCTGCGCCGCGTGTGGCTGGGTCTGGTGTGCTGGCTGGGCATGAGCAGCGCGCAGGCTCCTGTGGTGTCAGCGCCGCTGCGCCTGAGCCGCGAACCGGGGCTGAGCGCGCCGGTCAGGGCGGCGCTGGCCGCTGTGCCCGCAAACGTGCAGGTGGGTGTGCTGGTGCTGGACCTTCAGACGCGCGCGGTGCTGGAGGCGCAGCGGCCAGACCAGAGCCTGAGTGCCGCCAGCACCACCAAACTGGTCACGGCCGCCAGTGTGCTGGCTGAACGGGGCGGGGCCACGGGCTTCTGGACCACCGAGCTGACGGTGCCGGCCCCGCAGGTGGGCCGCGCCCAGGTGTCCAGTCTGACCCTGCGCGGCAGCGGTGACCCTGGCCTGGGCGTTACGGGGCCCTACAGCCTGCGGGCGCTGGCGGAGCAGGCGGCCGCGCGCGGTGTCCGGCAGGTGGGCGAGGTGCGTGTGGAGGATCAGGTCCTGAAGGCTGGAGGCTGGCCCAATGACCTACTGGGCGAACCGGTCACGGCCCTGCGTCTGGCCGAGTGGCGCACCCGCCCGCCCCTCAGCGCCGCCGAGGCCCGCACGCGGCTGGGCGCTGCGCTGAAAGCAGAACTGCGGCGGGCCGGGATTCAGGTGGCTTCAGAGGACGTTCCCTCGGCCCCGGCTTACATTCCTTATCTTCCGCCGGCCCGCACGGACGAGCGCGGGCAGCCGCTTGCTCCTGACCCCCTGATTCCCCCTGCCCGCCGCGCCGAACAGGGGGTGGCCAGCGTGCGCAGCGCCTCGCCGTATCGTCTGCTGGCGGCCACCCTGCGGCCCAGCGACAACGCGCTGGCCGAGGCCCTGCTGGGCACCCTGGCCCACCGTCCCGGCGGCAACGGCACCCGGGCAGGTGCCCTGGCGCGTGAGCGGACATGGCTGCGCCGGATGGGGCTGGACCTGACCGGCGTGGCGCTGGCCGACGGCAGCGGCCTCAGCCGGGGCAACCGCCTGACCCCGCGCGCCCTGGTCACGCTGCTGCGCGTGCAGTACGACCTGCCGCACCCGCTGCCGGGCCGCGCCGGGCTCCCGGCGGCCCTTTACCGCACGCGCGGCAACGCCTTTATAGAGGCGCTGCCGCAGGCTGGGACCGGCACCGCCACGCCAGCTGGGGTGCGGCGCGGCGGCACACTGGCCGGGCGGCTGGTCGGCGCAGGGCTGGACGTGCGGGCCAAGACCGGCACCCTCCCAGGGGTCAGTGCCCTGGCCGGTTATGTCACGGCGCGCAGTGGGCACCCGCTGGCCTTCGCGGTGCTGATGAACGGTCCAGAAGACGCACCGATCCTGACCCTGCGCGCGGCCCAGGACGATCTGGTGCGTGCCCTGGCCGCCAGCTACTGAGGCAGAGATGGAAGGAGTGGCGGAGGTGGTGGGACAAATCAAATACACCTTTTCGGATACCAGTCTCTGTCGGGCAGTTCACTGACAGGCAGTTCTATCGGCATCGTTTTTCGGCTAACCCTGACCGACTCTGCAGCTTCGGAGGCCCAATCAGAGGTGTCCTATTGACAACGGCGCAAATCCGTCTTGGTATTTTGAGGTATGGCGGAATGGCAGCCGACCCGATATACCCGTGCCCAACTCGAAGAGCGTCGACTGGCCGCTGCGAAGTGGCTGCAAGAGGGCAAGTACGCCCACCGCGAAATCGCTGAGCATTTTGGAGTCTCCGTCGTGACCGTCACCACCTGGAATGCACGCCTGAAGAAGAGAGGGACCCTTCAGGCGACGGTCGCTCCCGGTCGCCAGTCACGGATGACCTCTGCACAGCACGCGCAACTGCGCACCCTCCTTCAGGAGGGTGCGCTCGCCCATGGGTTCCCCGACGAGACCTGGACCACTCGTCGGGTGAGTGAGTTGATTGGCGGGCGGTTTGCGATCTGGTATCACCACGATCACGTCCGCAACCTTCTGCACCAGTTGGGCTGGACCCCACAACTGCCGAATGGACGCGCCGCAGAGCGCAACGAGCTGCGGATTGCCACCTGGAAAGAACAGACGGCACCCGAGTTGAAAAAAAAAGGTCGCTGAGGGCGCCACGCTGATCTATCTGGATGAGGTGGGCTTTGCGTTGAAGGGGGTGCGACGACGGACATGGTCGATCAGGGGCGTCACGCCCCTGGTCACACTCCCCGCAAACTGGGAGAAGCTGTCGACGATTGGGGCGATCACATCAGATGGACGCTTCTTTCAGAACACCAAAGCTGGCGCCATCAACAGTGGCAATGTCACCCAGTTTCTTCAACATCTGCTGCGTCATGTGACTGGCGAGATGGTCGTCGTGCTGGACAACGCGAGCATTCACCGAGCCACAGCTGTACAAGCGTTCGTGGCAAGCCACGAACGCTTGTCGCTGGAATATTTGCCGCCATATGCCCCGGAGCTGAATCCGATCGAGTTGGTCTGGGCCTATATAAAGCGCAATGTTCTGGGCAACTTTTGTGCCCGTACAGTCGGGCTGTTGAAGCAGAAGCTGGCGAGGGCTTGGCAGCGTGTGCGATACGTCAAGCTGCCACGACAACTTCTCAATACGAATCTATACCGCGATCAATAAGCCTCCTTTCAGGTTGATCGGTCTGGGGCAAACGTGCCTCTCCCCCCGGTGCGGGGGCACACCCAGCGGCCTCGGGACGCCCTTCACGCGCCGGCCAGGCTCAGCCTCTAGACTCGGAAATGTGAAAAACGGCGCAGAACAGAAGGTCATGCTGGCGACGGGCAACGCCGGCAAGGTGCGGGAAATAGAGGAGGCGCTGGTGGGTGTGAACTGGACGCTCAGCCCCCTGGGCGGTCTGCCGCTGCCTCCCGAAACCGGACGCACCTATGAGGAAAACGCGGCCATGAAGGCCTGCTTTGTGGCCCACATGACGGGTCAGCCGGCGCTGGCCGACGACAGCGGCATTGAGGTCGAGGCGCTGGGCGGCGAACCTGGCGTCTACTCGGCGCGCTTTGGCAACCGCGAGAATGACACAGAGCGCAACGTCTACCTGCTGGAAAAACTGCGGGGACAGGCGAACCGCCGCGCCAAGTTCGTGTCGGTGGTCATCCTGGCTTACCCGGACGGGCACGTGGAAACCTACCGGGGCGAACTGCCCGGCACCCTGCTTGAAGGCCCGCGCGGCGACAACGGCTTTGGCTACGACCCCCTGTTTGTCCCGGAAGGGCAGACCCGCACCCTGGCCGAAATGACGGTGGCCGAGAAGCGCGCCCTGAGCCATCGGGGTCAGGCGCTGAAAAAGTTGCTGGAGGTTCACCAGCACGGCAGCCCCGTGCGCGGCGCCCCGCCCGTGACCCGCGACTGACCGAGGAACTCGGCGCATGGCGCTTGGTGGAGAATCTCGGCTCAGAAGTCGATGGCTTTACTACAGGGCAGGCTAGCGTTTTCCCGCTCTACGCCGTGACTCAAGGCAACTGTATAGCCCGAGACAGGTGCCTTTGACGTTGTCAGGGACCACTGCACCTTTGATCTTCAGCGTCTGTGAACCCGGCGGTCAGCGTTTCTTGAAAGAGGGAGGCTGACCGCTGTTGCCCTGCGCTGGCCTGCCTACGGTGGCCCCATGAGCGCATACCGAACATTGGTGGCTGGCCTGCTGGGCGGGGCTGTGGGCACGCTGGCAATGGGGCAGTACTGGACACGGGTGGCCCCGAAGTTAGAGGGCGACAGCGGCGGCCAGGATAGCCAGAAGCCTGACCAGCACTCTATTTCTCTGGTGGGGCAGCAGCACGAACCCGGCGAGAGCAGTACCGCCGCCCTGGGCCGCGTGGCTTACGAGAAAACTGAGGGCCACCCGCCGGGCAAACAGACGCGCGCCGCCCTCAGTGAGGCGGTGCATTGGAGCATGGGCGCGGGCAGCGGGGCGCTCTACGGCGCGCTGGCTGGGCGCGGCAATCCCCTGAAAGGCGCCGCCTTTGGCGTGGGCCTCTGGGCCCTGATAGACGAGGGGCTGGTGCCGCTGCTGGGCCTGCAAGATGGCCCGGCTGGAAGCCCGGCGCGCGGACACGCCAACCGATTGGGTGCCCACCTGGCCTACGGGCTGGGGTTGGGGCTGACCGTCTGGGCGCTGGCTGGTGTGCTGCCTGGCGACGATTAATAACGGGTCTAGCCCAGGAGAGAAGGGCTACGTCGTCAGACCTTCTCTCCTGGGCTGGGTGAATGACCGCCAGGGCCGCCTTCCAGATTCAGTGCGGCGTTCTCAGGCTTGCCTCAGCCCTGGGCATGTTCGCGCACGTCGTTTTTCAGGCGCATCAGGATGGCCCCCATGCCGCGCAGGCGCATGGGCGTAATCAGCTCGGTCA
Coding sequences:
- a CDS encoding methyltransferase domain-containing protein encodes the protein MPRPARPDRPAFSRRSPRPKPDHRTRQPAHEYELEALRGLEHVAVTELDTVPLARDIRGLRFWYPGDPERLSRLRSVVAAYRIRSWDVPRPRGLLGNQQLGELTDFLLGVAEVGGHRSFRLGAAGKESGVMQRLAEELQAGLNLPHDPQDGELLIRLRPQEDGPGWDVLARITPKPLSARPWRVCNMAGGLNATVAYAAHKLAGQRDQDRIFNPMSGSGTLLIERDLMGPSAAMVGVDLNPEAVRCAKSNIQAAGREIEVAVRDALHTELPARSFDLVMADLPWGDAISTHTDNEALYPAFLQEMHRLTSQRGRLCVITHEIRLFERVLSAQQKWHAHELFQVASGGHHPKAYLLSKRV
- a CDS encoding TrkH family potassium uptake protein — encoded protein: MKLPSLRRRMARRPRRGLLTRVRPPQLIALVYLLGIALGTAALHLPGMTRPEANLSTVDLLFTATSAVCITGLVVADTSEAFTRAGQVTILVLAQIGGLGIITFGTLFALLAGRRVNFSERQHLAQQVNALNVGSVLGLVRIIFLYTLAAQAAGTLLLSWRFVPQFGLGEGLYQAVFHAISAYNNAGFVVLPGGMTPYVTDPLVSGVIALLIVLGGLGFLVQLNLITHWQAPRRNRMLVYSRLTLWTTGVLLVAGTGLLLALEWARAGTLGPLSAPAKLLAAFFQSVTPRSGGFATVDMTALSSASIFLMVALMFIGANSGSTGGGIKTSTFAILLGSAWNLIRGRTELVVFGRLVLPENVVRAGTITTIYTLLVFGSFFLMLVTNPALGFTPLLFETVSAAATVGLSLNVTPHLNDAGLLILSTLMYLGRIGPVTFAVALNLRQPPVKGVKYPPERDILVG
- a CDS encoding DUF3084 domain-containing protein, which translates into the protein MLWLFLPFVVVLSGVVAYAADTIARKAGRRHLRWFGLRPKQTALVVAVLSGMGISAASLAAFLLLNRSAVNTIAQADQLRPQLEALRLDIRAAQAAQQAAQQARDQAQQEAAKLRGQQETAQNALGAARDDLSAARRDLNAARAAEQTLKTQATGLQARVSALTATREQLEARAAQSRAQLAQSEAALKASQTRAQTLDAQVVDLNARVALAEYEAQAAQTRAQVAQADAEAAQSAAETAQARAAQTQTQAREAQARAQGQARAAQAEAQAAQTQARQAQAQVQALEASRQTASQALTQASRNLTQARADLGRAQTQQKDAQAAVTRLTTERATLQTQRDQAAREAAKVRADLKTLQVQQAELKNSNEALGRDLAKARESLGKLQDEYSSSRAELSATRNTDLAYPKNELVYAAVVPSVRNLDTFLQDAGRSALGRGARGTPAVRLSAGARSALETKLRGLNVSTFVQCRAAQNAAAGLPVELTCDARPNTTLFRSNEIIRRASVSLGASPRALQEQISDLVKDAVLDVTSRGVPSEYVQGLDVNEFVDLLTRLNSRSGTAVVGIAARSDVKPGSRVDLYPVLP
- a CDS encoding TrkH family potassium uptake protein, translated to MTRPSPPPRPLTSGRANRTPLLLRLSPPQLIALSFAVAILVGGALLSLPITHGLNPDGTRRSVNFLQALFTATSALCVTGLNVIDPSKDFNRLGQTIIMGLIQVGGLGIITLGTAFALISRRRLNFTERLHAAHQVSALNAGGVLGLIRSIFIYTFVIEGVGAALLALRFVPQEGWGPGLFYALFHSVSAFNNAGFALYSDNVMGFVGDPLVSLVLALLIILGGTGFLVQLNVTAHLLSARRTRLMVHSKLVLTMMAALLLLGTLAYLVLEWNNPKTLGPLGLGERLLASFFQSVTTRTAGFNTLDYGAMGLTTLFITIILMFIGANPGSTGGGIKTSTFYVMMASAWSMVRGRRDTILFQRRIDTDTILRAMTVGLLSIGLVNLMLIALLLLNTRPDVLFVNLFFEAVSAFATVGLSMNTTPLLNPEQHLVLIALMFLGRIGPLTFAVAFNRPQGGALVRYPADKDILIG
- a CDS encoding D-alanyl-D-alanine carboxypeptidase/D-alanyl-D-alanine-endopeptidase; the protein is MARRLFSAASFLWLLRRVWLGLVCWLGMSSAQAPVVSAPLRLSREPGLSAPVRAALAAVPANVQVGVLVLDLQTRAVLEAQRPDQSLSAASTTKLVTAASVLAERGGATGFWTTELTVPAPQVGRAQVSSLTLRGSGDPGLGVTGPYSLRALAEQAAARGVRQVGEVRVEDQVLKAGGWPNDLLGEPVTALRLAEWRTRPPLSAAEARTRLGAALKAELRRAGIQVASEDVPSAPAYIPYLPPARTDERGQPLAPDPLIPPARRAEQGVASVRSASPYRLLAATLRPSDNALAEALLGTLAHRPGGNGTRAGALARERTWLRRMGLDLTGVALADGSGLSRGNRLTPRALVTLLRVQYDLPHPLPGRAGLPAALYRTRGNAFIEALPQAGTGTATPAGVRRGGTLAGRLVGAGLDVRAKTGTLPGVSALAGYVTARSGHPLAFAVLMNGPEDAPILTLRAAQDDLVRALAASY
- a CDS encoding potassium channel family protein — protein: MKSKQCLVIGLGRFGTAVATTLYEMGHEVVAIDQQEENVERVMNLVTYAAIVDASDERALRTLGVGDFDVVVVAIGTDVQANILATMNAKSLGAPYVVTKAIDEMARRVLERIGADLVIRPEHDMGVRLARQIATPNIVDTLDLGGDYAIVEIEANERLKGTLRDLNLTGRFSVQVIAISRAGKIEVTPRAEDELRPHDKLVVIGTSHNLDDLRRYLGE
- a CDS encoding ABC transporter substrate-binding protein codes for the protein MRRLALTALLALTAAPASAAPVRVEFWHAMTGVQGTVATYAREFNAAQDTYEVVPVAQGNYRELLPKLQAAAGTPKAPALVQLEFTQFPALAAAGRLTDLTRAAEALPDALQNDIYPAVWRTGQLGGRTYGLPWNVSVPVLLYNAGALKRAGLNAPETWAQLEAQSRTLATGGRRPLVAAADAWTFEANVLSRGGALVSGSAPRLNSPDAVEALTQLARMSAAGQAQPRTLNEATRAAFDFARGQNIFVLASVANWIDARKLPFFSLGVAPFPCEKEGACTVPLGGATLAVPAGTPAGEQAGALAFWQFLMQPARLANWVQTTAYVPPRRAAGPLLEDWYARNPQLKAAHAQIARAVPRPTTPDYAGWIALMEDALLKATTGKLSAKAALDEAQTRAEK